A genomic stretch from Telopea speciosissima isolate NSW1024214 ecotype Mountain lineage chromosome 7, Tspe_v1, whole genome shotgun sequence includes:
- the LOC122669175 gene encoding serine/threonine-protein kinase-like protein CR4 isoform X1 yields MLGISMQKLSDFVYMVEWIYASGISRCLVRDFLTWVFKMNPWKTGFLLQAIMLVAVSNSWWMVSGLGSMSSIAVSYGENGPVFCGLRSDGSHLVTCYGSDSAIIYGTPARFAFSGLTAGDAFVCGLLLESSQPYCWGSSIYIQMGVPQPMLEGAEYLEISAGDHHFCGLRKPKKGRLGRYISLVDCWGYNMTANHVFGGKIMSITAGSMFNCGLFSDNRTVFCWGDESSSGVISSMPLETKFQSISAGGYHVCGILEGHNSRAFCWGRSLELDMETEISTAYSDEGNVALVPEDPMVSVVGGKFHACGIKSSDHGVICWGRLHIGKSTPAPNGVKVYEIAAGDYFTCGVLADKSLQPVCWGLGFPTSLPLAVSPGLCMSYPCSLGYYEFSHGTETCKSPNSRVCLPCSSGCPSEMYQTIQCMPKSDRHCEFNCSSCVSADCLSNCSFPVMARQRNNGRIWSLQMPIFVAELVFAVFFVIAVSLSAFFYVRYKLQRCHCSLGEPKAIKSNVGCASFHKENGKVRPDLDELKIRRAQMFNYEELEKATGGFKEESIVGRGSFSCVFKGVLSDETVVAVKRAIKSTDLKKNSKEFHTELDLLSRLNHAHLLNLLGYCEEGGERLLVYEFMAHGSLHQHLHGKNPRLKEQLDWVRRVTIAVQAARGIEYLHGYACPPVIHRDIKSSNILIDEEHNARVADFGLSLLGPTDSSSPLAELPAGTLGYLDPEYYRLHYLTTKSDVYSFGVLLLEILSGRKAIDMQFEEGNIVEWAVPLIKAGDLSAILDPVLKPPADLEALKRIANVACKCVRMRGKERPSMDKVTTALERALALLMGSPCNEQPILPTEVVLGSSRLHKKSSQRSSNRSGSEADVIETEDQRFEFRAPSWITFPSVTSSQRRKSSVSDADIDGKNLEARNLGNGGGACDGLRCLEEEIGPASPQRNLFLQHNF; encoded by the coding sequence ATGCTGGGGATTTCAATGCAGAAGCTTTCAGATTTTGTTTATATGGTTGAGTGGATTTATGCAAGCGGGATCTCCAGGTGTCTGGTCAGAGATTTTCTCACCTGGGTCTTCAAGATGAACCCGTGGAAAACTGGATTTCTTCTCCAAGCTATAATGTTGGTGGCTGTTTCAAATTCATGGTGGATGGTTTCAGGTTTGGGTTCAATGTCTTCCATTGCTGTGTCTTATGGTGAGAATGGACCTGTGTTTTGTGGCCTGAGGTCAGATGGGTCTCATCTTGTGACTTGCTATGGATCTGATTCAGCTATAATCTATGGAACACCTGCTCGATTTGCATTCTCAGGCCTAACTGCTGGTGATGCATTTGTTTGTGGGCTTCTACTGGAATCAAGCCAGCCCTATTGTTGGGGAAGCAGCATTTACATCCAAATGGGTGTTCCCCAGCCAATGCTAGAGGGAGCTGAATATTTAGAAATCAGTGCTGGAGATCACCATTTTTGTGgtttgaggaaaccaaagaagGGAAGATTGGGCAGATATATTTCTCTTGTTGATTGTTGGGGCTACAACATGACAGCAAACCATGTGTTCGGTGGTAAAATCATGTCCATCACAGCTGGTTCAATGTTCAACTGTGGATTGTTTTCTGACAACAGAACTGTTTTTTGTTGGGGTGATGAATCTAGTAGTGGGGTTATCAGCTCAATGCCTCTGGAGACGAAGTTTCAGAGTATTTCAGCAGGAGGGTATCATGTTTGTGGAATATTAGAAGGTCACAATTCTAGAGCTTTTTGTTGGGGAAGAAGCTTGGAGTTGGACATGGAAACAGAAATCTCCACTGCATATTCAGATGAAGGAAATGTTGCGTTAGTTCCAGAAGATCCCATGGTTTCTGTGGTAGGGGGAAAGTTCCATGCCTGTGGAATTAAAAGCTCTGATCATGGAGTGATTTGTTGGGGTCGTCTTCACATAGGTAAGAGCACCCCAGCCCCTAATGGAGTTAAGGTTTATGAGATCGCCGCTGGGGATTACTTCACCTGTGGAGTTCTCGCTGATAAATCTCTCCAACCTGTCTGCTGGGGTCTTGGTTTCCCGACATCCCTCCCCTTGGCTGTGTCACCTGGCCTCTGCATGTCTTATCCTTGCAGTCTGGGGTACTACGAGTTTTCTCATGGGACTGAAACATGCAAGTCACCCAACTCCAGAGTTTGTTTGCCTTGTAGCAGTGGCTGCCCTTCTGAGATGTATCAGACCATTCAATGCATGCCAAAGTCTGATCGGCACTGTGAATTCAACTGTTCAAGCTGTGTCTCAGCTGACTGTTTGTCCAATTGCTCTTTCCCTGTGATGGCTAGGCAAAGGAACAACGGAAGAATCTGGTCACTTCAGATGCCAATTTTTGTTGCTGAACTTGTTTTTGCTGTGTTCTTTGTAATTGCCGTGTCCTTGAGCGCATTCTTCTATGTTCGTTATAAACTACAGAGATGTCACTGCTCTTTGGGAGAACCGAAAGCCATAAAGAGCAATGTGGGTTGTGCTTctttccacaaagagaatggtaAAGTCCGGCCTGACTTGGATGAGCTTAAGATCAGGAGGGCTCAGATGTTCAACTATGAGGAACTTGAGAAGGCCACTGGTGGATTTAAAGAAGAGTCTATTGTGGGAAGAGGTAGTTTTTCCTGTGTGTTCAAGGGGGTCTTGAGTGATGAGACAGTGGTTGCAGTTAAAAGGGCGATTAAATCGACAGATCTGAAAAAGAATTCGAAGGAGTTCCACACTGAGCTTGATCTTCTCTCAAGATTAAACCATGCCCACTTGCTCAATCTACTGGGTTACTGTGAAGAAGGTGGGGAGAGGCTTCTGGTGTATGAGTTCATGGCTCATGGGTCTCTGCATCAACATCTCCATGGTAAGAACCCACGCCTGAAAGAACAATTGGATTGGGTGCGGAGGGTAACTATTGCTGTCCAAGCAGCTCGAGGGATTGAATACCTGCATGGTTATGCTTGTCCCCCCGTGATTCACAGAGACATCAAGTCTTCAAACATACTTATTGATGAAGAACACAATGCCCGAGTTGCTGATTTTGGTCTCTCATTGCTTGGCCCAACTGACAGTAGCTCACCCTTGGCTGAGCTACCTGCAGGTACATTGGGATACCTTGACCCAGAATATTATAGACTACATTATCTGACAACCAAATCTGATGTCTATAGCTTTGGTGTCCTACTTTTAGAAATTTTAAGTGGTCGTAAGGCCATTGATATGCAATTTGAAGAAGGCAATATAGTTGAATGGGCAGTTCCACTGATCAAAGCTGGTGATCTGTCAGCAATCTTGGACCCTGTGTTGAAACCACCAGCTGATCTTGAGGCATTGAAAAGAATAGCAAATGTGGCATGCAAGTGTGTGCGAATGAGAGGAAAGGAGAGGCCATCTATGGATAAGGTGACAACTGCCTTAGAGAGAGCCCTTGCACTCTTGATGGGGAGCCCATGCAATGAACAACCAATCTTGCCTACTGAGGTAGTTTTGGGAAGCAGTAGGTTGCACAAAAAATCATCACAAAGGTCTTCAAACCGGTCAGGTTCAGAGGCTGATGTTATTGAAACTGAGGATCAAAGGTTTGAGTTCAGAGCTCCTTCATGGATAACATTTCCAAGTGTTACCTCCTCCCAGAGAAGGAAATCTTCTGTTTCAGATGCTGACATAGATGGGAAGAATTTGGAAGCAAGAAATTTGGGTAATGGAGGGGGTGCTTGTGATGGGTTGAGGTGTTTGGAGGAAGAGATTGGGCCAGCTTCTCCCCAACGGAATTTGTTCTTGCAGCATAACTTCTAA
- the LOC122669175 gene encoding serine/threonine-protein kinase-like protein CR4 isoform X2, which translates to MQKLSDFVYMVEWIYASGISRCLVRDFLTWVFKMNPWKTGFLLQAIMLVAVSNSWWMVSGLGSMSSIAVSYGENGPVFCGLRSDGSHLVTCYGSDSAIIYGTPARFAFSGLTAGDAFVCGLLLESSQPYCWGSSIYIQMGVPQPMLEGAEYLEISAGDHHFCGLRKPKKGRLGRYISLVDCWGYNMTANHVFGGKIMSITAGSMFNCGLFSDNRTVFCWGDESSSGVISSMPLETKFQSISAGGYHVCGILEGHNSRAFCWGRSLELDMETEISTAYSDEGNVALVPEDPMVSVVGGKFHACGIKSSDHGVICWGRLHIGKSTPAPNGVKVYEIAAGDYFTCGVLADKSLQPVCWGLGFPTSLPLAVSPGLCMSYPCSLGYYEFSHGTETCKSPNSRVCLPCSSGCPSEMYQTIQCMPKSDRHCEFNCSSCVSADCLSNCSFPVMARQRNNGRIWSLQMPIFVAELVFAVFFVIAVSLSAFFYVRYKLQRCHCSLGEPKAIKSNVGCASFHKENGKVRPDLDELKIRRAQMFNYEELEKATGGFKEESIVGRGSFSCVFKGVLSDETVVAVKRAIKSTDLKKNSKEFHTELDLLSRLNHAHLLNLLGYCEEGGERLLVYEFMAHGSLHQHLHGKNPRLKEQLDWVRRVTIAVQAARGIEYLHGYACPPVIHRDIKSSNILIDEEHNARVADFGLSLLGPTDSSSPLAELPAGTLGYLDPEYYRLHYLTTKSDVYSFGVLLLEILSGRKAIDMQFEEGNIVEWAVPLIKAGDLSAILDPVLKPPADLEALKRIANVACKCVRMRGKERPSMDKVTTALERALALLMGSPCNEQPILPTEVVLGSSRLHKKSSQRSSNRSGSEADVIETEDQRFEFRAPSWITFPSVTSSQRRKSSVSDADIDGKNLEARNLGNGGGACDGLRCLEEEIGPASPQRNLFLQHNF; encoded by the coding sequence ATGCAGAAGCTTTCAGATTTTGTTTATATGGTTGAGTGGATTTATGCAAGCGGGATCTCCAGGTGTCTGGTCAGAGATTTTCTCACCTGGGTCTTCAAGATGAACCCGTGGAAAACTGGATTTCTTCTCCAAGCTATAATGTTGGTGGCTGTTTCAAATTCATGGTGGATGGTTTCAGGTTTGGGTTCAATGTCTTCCATTGCTGTGTCTTATGGTGAGAATGGACCTGTGTTTTGTGGCCTGAGGTCAGATGGGTCTCATCTTGTGACTTGCTATGGATCTGATTCAGCTATAATCTATGGAACACCTGCTCGATTTGCATTCTCAGGCCTAACTGCTGGTGATGCATTTGTTTGTGGGCTTCTACTGGAATCAAGCCAGCCCTATTGTTGGGGAAGCAGCATTTACATCCAAATGGGTGTTCCCCAGCCAATGCTAGAGGGAGCTGAATATTTAGAAATCAGTGCTGGAGATCACCATTTTTGTGgtttgaggaaaccaaagaagGGAAGATTGGGCAGATATATTTCTCTTGTTGATTGTTGGGGCTACAACATGACAGCAAACCATGTGTTCGGTGGTAAAATCATGTCCATCACAGCTGGTTCAATGTTCAACTGTGGATTGTTTTCTGACAACAGAACTGTTTTTTGTTGGGGTGATGAATCTAGTAGTGGGGTTATCAGCTCAATGCCTCTGGAGACGAAGTTTCAGAGTATTTCAGCAGGAGGGTATCATGTTTGTGGAATATTAGAAGGTCACAATTCTAGAGCTTTTTGTTGGGGAAGAAGCTTGGAGTTGGACATGGAAACAGAAATCTCCACTGCATATTCAGATGAAGGAAATGTTGCGTTAGTTCCAGAAGATCCCATGGTTTCTGTGGTAGGGGGAAAGTTCCATGCCTGTGGAATTAAAAGCTCTGATCATGGAGTGATTTGTTGGGGTCGTCTTCACATAGGTAAGAGCACCCCAGCCCCTAATGGAGTTAAGGTTTATGAGATCGCCGCTGGGGATTACTTCACCTGTGGAGTTCTCGCTGATAAATCTCTCCAACCTGTCTGCTGGGGTCTTGGTTTCCCGACATCCCTCCCCTTGGCTGTGTCACCTGGCCTCTGCATGTCTTATCCTTGCAGTCTGGGGTACTACGAGTTTTCTCATGGGACTGAAACATGCAAGTCACCCAACTCCAGAGTTTGTTTGCCTTGTAGCAGTGGCTGCCCTTCTGAGATGTATCAGACCATTCAATGCATGCCAAAGTCTGATCGGCACTGTGAATTCAACTGTTCAAGCTGTGTCTCAGCTGACTGTTTGTCCAATTGCTCTTTCCCTGTGATGGCTAGGCAAAGGAACAACGGAAGAATCTGGTCACTTCAGATGCCAATTTTTGTTGCTGAACTTGTTTTTGCTGTGTTCTTTGTAATTGCCGTGTCCTTGAGCGCATTCTTCTATGTTCGTTATAAACTACAGAGATGTCACTGCTCTTTGGGAGAACCGAAAGCCATAAAGAGCAATGTGGGTTGTGCTTctttccacaaagagaatggtaAAGTCCGGCCTGACTTGGATGAGCTTAAGATCAGGAGGGCTCAGATGTTCAACTATGAGGAACTTGAGAAGGCCACTGGTGGATTTAAAGAAGAGTCTATTGTGGGAAGAGGTAGTTTTTCCTGTGTGTTCAAGGGGGTCTTGAGTGATGAGACAGTGGTTGCAGTTAAAAGGGCGATTAAATCGACAGATCTGAAAAAGAATTCGAAGGAGTTCCACACTGAGCTTGATCTTCTCTCAAGATTAAACCATGCCCACTTGCTCAATCTACTGGGTTACTGTGAAGAAGGTGGGGAGAGGCTTCTGGTGTATGAGTTCATGGCTCATGGGTCTCTGCATCAACATCTCCATGGTAAGAACCCACGCCTGAAAGAACAATTGGATTGGGTGCGGAGGGTAACTATTGCTGTCCAAGCAGCTCGAGGGATTGAATACCTGCATGGTTATGCTTGTCCCCCCGTGATTCACAGAGACATCAAGTCTTCAAACATACTTATTGATGAAGAACACAATGCCCGAGTTGCTGATTTTGGTCTCTCATTGCTTGGCCCAACTGACAGTAGCTCACCCTTGGCTGAGCTACCTGCAGGTACATTGGGATACCTTGACCCAGAATATTATAGACTACATTATCTGACAACCAAATCTGATGTCTATAGCTTTGGTGTCCTACTTTTAGAAATTTTAAGTGGTCGTAAGGCCATTGATATGCAATTTGAAGAAGGCAATATAGTTGAATGGGCAGTTCCACTGATCAAAGCTGGTGATCTGTCAGCAATCTTGGACCCTGTGTTGAAACCACCAGCTGATCTTGAGGCATTGAAAAGAATAGCAAATGTGGCATGCAAGTGTGTGCGAATGAGAGGAAAGGAGAGGCCATCTATGGATAAGGTGACAACTGCCTTAGAGAGAGCCCTTGCACTCTTGATGGGGAGCCCATGCAATGAACAACCAATCTTGCCTACTGAGGTAGTTTTGGGAAGCAGTAGGTTGCACAAAAAATCATCACAAAGGTCTTCAAACCGGTCAGGTTCAGAGGCTGATGTTATTGAAACTGAGGATCAAAGGTTTGAGTTCAGAGCTCCTTCATGGATAACATTTCCAAGTGTTACCTCCTCCCAGAGAAGGAAATCTTCTGTTTCAGATGCTGACATAGATGGGAAGAATTTGGAAGCAAGAAATTTGGGTAATGGAGGGGGTGCTTGTGATGGGTTGAGGTGTTTGGAGGAAGAGATTGGGCCAGCTTCTCCCCAACGGAATTTGTTCTTGCAGCATAACTTCTAA
- the LOC122669175 gene encoding serine/threonine-protein kinase-like protein CR4 isoform X3: MVEWIYASGISRCLVRDFLTWVFKMNPWKTGFLLQAIMLVAVSNSWWMVSGLGSMSSIAVSYGENGPVFCGLRSDGSHLVTCYGSDSAIIYGTPARFAFSGLTAGDAFVCGLLLESSQPYCWGSSIYIQMGVPQPMLEGAEYLEISAGDHHFCGLRKPKKGRLGRYISLVDCWGYNMTANHVFGGKIMSITAGSMFNCGLFSDNRTVFCWGDESSSGVISSMPLETKFQSISAGGYHVCGILEGHNSRAFCWGRSLELDMETEISTAYSDEGNVALVPEDPMVSVVGGKFHACGIKSSDHGVICWGRLHIGKSTPAPNGVKVYEIAAGDYFTCGVLADKSLQPVCWGLGFPTSLPLAVSPGLCMSYPCSLGYYEFSHGTETCKSPNSRVCLPCSSGCPSEMYQTIQCMPKSDRHCEFNCSSCVSADCLSNCSFPVMARQRNNGRIWSLQMPIFVAELVFAVFFVIAVSLSAFFYVRYKLQRCHCSLGEPKAIKSNVGCASFHKENGKVRPDLDELKIRRAQMFNYEELEKATGGFKEESIVGRGSFSCVFKGVLSDETVVAVKRAIKSTDLKKNSKEFHTELDLLSRLNHAHLLNLLGYCEEGGERLLVYEFMAHGSLHQHLHGKNPRLKEQLDWVRRVTIAVQAARGIEYLHGYACPPVIHRDIKSSNILIDEEHNARVADFGLSLLGPTDSSSPLAELPAGTLGYLDPEYYRLHYLTTKSDVYSFGVLLLEILSGRKAIDMQFEEGNIVEWAVPLIKAGDLSAILDPVLKPPADLEALKRIANVACKCVRMRGKERPSMDKVTTALERALALLMGSPCNEQPILPTEVVLGSSRLHKKSSQRSSNRSGSEADVIETEDQRFEFRAPSWITFPSVTSSQRRKSSVSDADIDGKNLEARNLGNGGGACDGLRCLEEEIGPASPQRNLFLQHNF; encoded by the coding sequence ATGGTTGAGTGGATTTATGCAAGCGGGATCTCCAGGTGTCTGGTCAGAGATTTTCTCACCTGGGTCTTCAAGATGAACCCGTGGAAAACTGGATTTCTTCTCCAAGCTATAATGTTGGTGGCTGTTTCAAATTCATGGTGGATGGTTTCAGGTTTGGGTTCAATGTCTTCCATTGCTGTGTCTTATGGTGAGAATGGACCTGTGTTTTGTGGCCTGAGGTCAGATGGGTCTCATCTTGTGACTTGCTATGGATCTGATTCAGCTATAATCTATGGAACACCTGCTCGATTTGCATTCTCAGGCCTAACTGCTGGTGATGCATTTGTTTGTGGGCTTCTACTGGAATCAAGCCAGCCCTATTGTTGGGGAAGCAGCATTTACATCCAAATGGGTGTTCCCCAGCCAATGCTAGAGGGAGCTGAATATTTAGAAATCAGTGCTGGAGATCACCATTTTTGTGgtttgaggaaaccaaagaagGGAAGATTGGGCAGATATATTTCTCTTGTTGATTGTTGGGGCTACAACATGACAGCAAACCATGTGTTCGGTGGTAAAATCATGTCCATCACAGCTGGTTCAATGTTCAACTGTGGATTGTTTTCTGACAACAGAACTGTTTTTTGTTGGGGTGATGAATCTAGTAGTGGGGTTATCAGCTCAATGCCTCTGGAGACGAAGTTTCAGAGTATTTCAGCAGGAGGGTATCATGTTTGTGGAATATTAGAAGGTCACAATTCTAGAGCTTTTTGTTGGGGAAGAAGCTTGGAGTTGGACATGGAAACAGAAATCTCCACTGCATATTCAGATGAAGGAAATGTTGCGTTAGTTCCAGAAGATCCCATGGTTTCTGTGGTAGGGGGAAAGTTCCATGCCTGTGGAATTAAAAGCTCTGATCATGGAGTGATTTGTTGGGGTCGTCTTCACATAGGTAAGAGCACCCCAGCCCCTAATGGAGTTAAGGTTTATGAGATCGCCGCTGGGGATTACTTCACCTGTGGAGTTCTCGCTGATAAATCTCTCCAACCTGTCTGCTGGGGTCTTGGTTTCCCGACATCCCTCCCCTTGGCTGTGTCACCTGGCCTCTGCATGTCTTATCCTTGCAGTCTGGGGTACTACGAGTTTTCTCATGGGACTGAAACATGCAAGTCACCCAACTCCAGAGTTTGTTTGCCTTGTAGCAGTGGCTGCCCTTCTGAGATGTATCAGACCATTCAATGCATGCCAAAGTCTGATCGGCACTGTGAATTCAACTGTTCAAGCTGTGTCTCAGCTGACTGTTTGTCCAATTGCTCTTTCCCTGTGATGGCTAGGCAAAGGAACAACGGAAGAATCTGGTCACTTCAGATGCCAATTTTTGTTGCTGAACTTGTTTTTGCTGTGTTCTTTGTAATTGCCGTGTCCTTGAGCGCATTCTTCTATGTTCGTTATAAACTACAGAGATGTCACTGCTCTTTGGGAGAACCGAAAGCCATAAAGAGCAATGTGGGTTGTGCTTctttccacaaagagaatggtaAAGTCCGGCCTGACTTGGATGAGCTTAAGATCAGGAGGGCTCAGATGTTCAACTATGAGGAACTTGAGAAGGCCACTGGTGGATTTAAAGAAGAGTCTATTGTGGGAAGAGGTAGTTTTTCCTGTGTGTTCAAGGGGGTCTTGAGTGATGAGACAGTGGTTGCAGTTAAAAGGGCGATTAAATCGACAGATCTGAAAAAGAATTCGAAGGAGTTCCACACTGAGCTTGATCTTCTCTCAAGATTAAACCATGCCCACTTGCTCAATCTACTGGGTTACTGTGAAGAAGGTGGGGAGAGGCTTCTGGTGTATGAGTTCATGGCTCATGGGTCTCTGCATCAACATCTCCATGGTAAGAACCCACGCCTGAAAGAACAATTGGATTGGGTGCGGAGGGTAACTATTGCTGTCCAAGCAGCTCGAGGGATTGAATACCTGCATGGTTATGCTTGTCCCCCCGTGATTCACAGAGACATCAAGTCTTCAAACATACTTATTGATGAAGAACACAATGCCCGAGTTGCTGATTTTGGTCTCTCATTGCTTGGCCCAACTGACAGTAGCTCACCCTTGGCTGAGCTACCTGCAGGTACATTGGGATACCTTGACCCAGAATATTATAGACTACATTATCTGACAACCAAATCTGATGTCTATAGCTTTGGTGTCCTACTTTTAGAAATTTTAAGTGGTCGTAAGGCCATTGATATGCAATTTGAAGAAGGCAATATAGTTGAATGGGCAGTTCCACTGATCAAAGCTGGTGATCTGTCAGCAATCTTGGACCCTGTGTTGAAACCACCAGCTGATCTTGAGGCATTGAAAAGAATAGCAAATGTGGCATGCAAGTGTGTGCGAATGAGAGGAAAGGAGAGGCCATCTATGGATAAGGTGACAACTGCCTTAGAGAGAGCCCTTGCACTCTTGATGGGGAGCCCATGCAATGAACAACCAATCTTGCCTACTGAGGTAGTTTTGGGAAGCAGTAGGTTGCACAAAAAATCATCACAAAGGTCTTCAAACCGGTCAGGTTCAGAGGCTGATGTTATTGAAACTGAGGATCAAAGGTTTGAGTTCAGAGCTCCTTCATGGATAACATTTCCAAGTGTTACCTCCTCCCAGAGAAGGAAATCTTCTGTTTCAGATGCTGACATAGATGGGAAGAATTTGGAAGCAAGAAATTTGGGTAATGGAGGGGGTGCTTGTGATGGGTTGAGGTGTTTGGAGGAAGAGATTGGGCCAGCTTCTCCCCAACGGAATTTGTTCTTGCAGCATAACTTCTAA